CAATACCTAAGTCGCGCAACGCTATTGCAGCAGGCAACAGTCCCACATAACCCCCGAATAAGCCACCATTAAACGTGCAAACCATATCTGAACCTTGGGAAAGCCTTCTAAGAAACTCCTCATTAAGGAATTCCATTGACTCATTACCATCTTTATAGACTTCAATAAAAGCTAGGGCCACACCAGAAGTTCCACAATCCAGATAAGGCATTGTTCTGGGTTTATTCTTCAAATGATCCACGTAATACATCGGACGCTCCTTGTTATCCGCATTGGCAAGATGCGTTAGCGTAAGACGAAAAATGCTTTCCGCACGGGAGCGCAAAGCATCGTCTTTCCTGCAAAGAGAAGCCTTCCACAGGAACAGACCTGCACCCAACCAGCCCTTCATTAAGGTAAAGTCCGCTTTCGAACTCAGCATGTCTTGCGAAGTTAAACCACAATCGCATCTCTCATACACCTTGGAAAGAATATACGACAACATTTTTTCTTCATGCGAGTTCCTAGATGCTCCCAATGACAGAAGAGCCATGCCAATGCCAGACAAACCAGAGTACAAGGAATAGTCGTCAATGCCTGCCAAATAATCAATGTGAGAGATTCCGATATAAGAAAGCATTTTATGACATTCCTCGCGAGAAAACACCTCATATGCAGCCATGGCCACACCTACCGTACCGTTAAACAATCCCGCGCGGAACGACATACCGTCTTTCAATTTACGTAATACCGATATATATTTCTCCCGCGCAATAGCATAAAACCATTCCGAGTTTTCCAAACATGAAGATTTCAGCAAAGCCAAGCTCACACCGGCAAAACCAGACCCAATGCTATATTTAGACATCTCATCGCCATACATTGAAATATCACCTTTGACAGGATATTCACCTCGCAAGTCAAGACCAGAGACAATCCCTTTATAAAGAAGTCTCATAAAGGTTTCAATATTCTCAGGATCTAAAAGCTTGTCACAAGCCTGTAACGCTTTGTCGATAAATGGTCCATGAGACAATAACGGAGTCAAGCCAAGCATTCGCGATCTGACAGACCGAAGAAAAGAAACTGCCTCATTCCCAAAGTGCTTTTGCACCATATAATCCTGACAGAACAACAACGAAGGAGCCAGATAATAAAGGGGACATATGGGAACAAAAAGGCGGTGCACTATAACCGCGAAGGCATACCAATCTTGTTGTTCATAGTTGCATACAGCATCGTTGGTAAATCCTGGAGTAGCGATATCTACTTGAAAATCTTGGGAAAGTTTTTTCGCCGCCTCAAAATCAATCAGTTTAATTTCTAAAGAATCATTAATCAGCACATTTGATAAGCTCAAATCTCCAACCGCAAATCCAATTCCATGCATTTTCGCAATTGCACTTTCCAATTTGGTTGCGATCTCTTTACACCCTCGCCAATAAGAATCAGAGCAATCCGTCCGAGCAGAGCATCCATCGAAAGGGAATTCCATTGCTATGTACT
This window of the Bifidobacterium pseudocatenulatum DSM 20438 = JCM 1200 = LMG 10505 genome carries:
- the lanKC gene encoding class III lanthionine synthetase LanKC, whose product is MVGYSADDYLRFSADKETIYYSEPVYACEDAYVLPTNDNSEQWGVRSDGHWTYVNCLMYSFPPQGWKIHITSTIYDAQNVLYDVAEYLFVKSISFKYLSSRTCFIQANGKYADRLESGKFITIYPSSEHIFIQLLKDLKTIVCKYDDGPYILTDKQWQNSNVFFRYGALKPRFSNEKNVPVIVTPQGDLIPDKELPLYSLPSFVDEPIYVKENNYFIEYSNGKLTDYQIDSAVHFSNNGGVYLASRNGKKYILKEGRKNVGVSDRSCLDAFHRIKHEYQILRSLSPLSDVVNAVDCFDVWNHAFLVEDFFEGRDLQQYIAMEFPFDGCSARTDCSDSYWRGCKEIATKLESAIAKMHGIGFAVGDLSLSNVLINDSLEIKLIDFEAAKKLSQDFQVDIATPGFTNDAVCNYEQQDWYAFAVIVHRLFVPICPLYYLAPSLLFCQDYMVQKHFGNEAVSFLRSVRSRMLGLTPLLSHGPFIDKALQACDKLLDPENIETFMRLLYKGIVSGLDLRGEYPVKGDISMYGDEMSKYSIGSGFAGVSLALLKSSCLENSEWFYAIAREKYISVLRKLKDGMSFRAGLFNGTVGVAMAAYEVFSREECHKMLSYIGISHIDYLAGIDDYSLYSGLSGIGMALLSLGASRNSHEEKMLSYILSKVYERCDCGLTSQDMLSSKADFTLMKGWLGAGLFLWKASLCRKDDALRSRAESIFRLTLTHLANADNKERPMYYVDHLKNKPRTMPYLDCGTSGVALAFIEVYKDGNESMEFLNEEFLRRLSQGSDMVCTFNGGLFGGYVGLLPAAIALRDLGIDDELWERIIDGLNLYLMKNNGNIVFPGLYGYKCSMDLGTGSAGVLLALSDSGRSGEWGSWMPVLENEDFSLFRV